In Mastomys coucha isolate ucsf_1 unplaced genomic scaffold, UCSF_Mcou_1 pScaffold20, whole genome shotgun sequence, one DNA window encodes the following:
- the Znf239 gene encoding LOW QUALITY PROTEIN: zinc finger protein 239 (The sequence of the model RefSeq protein was modified relative to this genomic sequence to represent the inferred CDS: deleted 1 base in 1 codon) has translation MLITNPGGHLFKNIPASEQLYTRDPCGEDFIQNSELMRHQRDHLKEKACGREHCGRGFTDQSSPISHQAVLMDEKPYKCDKCGKGFTRSSSLLVHHSVHTGEKPFKCDRCGKGFSQSSKLHIHQRVHTGEKPYECEECGMSFSQRSNLHIHQRVHTGERPYKCGECGKGFSQSSNLHIHRCTHTGEKPYQCYECGKGFSQSSDLRIHLRVHTGEKPYHCGKCGKGFSQSSKLLIHQRVHTGEKPYECSRCGKGFSQSSNLHIHQRVHRKELH, from the exons ATGCTTATCACCAACCCAGGTGGTCATCTTTTCAAGAACATCCCCGCTTCGGAGCAACTATACACCCGTGATCCATGTGGCGAGGACTTCATTCAGAACTCAGAACTAATGCGTCATCAGAGAGACCACCTGAAAGAAAAAGCCTGCGGGCGTGAGCATTGTGGGAGGGGCTTCACCGACCAATCAAGTCCCATTTCC CATCAAGCCGTCCTCATGGATGAGAAACCTTATAAGTGCGACAAGTGCGGGAAGGGCTTCACCAGGAGCTCAAGTCTGCTTGTCCATCACTCAGTCCATACAGGTGAGAAACCTTTCAAGTGTGACAGGTGTGGGAAGGGCTTCAGCCAGAGCTCAAAGCTGCACATCCACCAGAGAGTCCACAccggagagaagccttatgagtGTGAGGAGTGTGGTATGAGCTTCAGTCAGCGATCAAACCTGCATATCCACCAACGTGTCCACACGGGAGAGAGGCCCTACAAGTGCGGGGAATGTGGAAAAGGCTTCAGCCAGAGCTCGAACTTACACATCCACCGGTGCacccacacaggagagaagccgTACCAGTGCTATGAATGTGGGAAAGGCTTCAGCCAGAGTTCAGACCTTCGAATCCACCTCAGAGTACACACTGGGGAAAAGCCCTACCACTGTGGCAAGTGTGGGAAGGGCTTCAGCCAGAGCTCCAAACTCCTCATCCATCAGAGAGTCCACACGGGAGAGAAGCCGTATGAATGCAGCAGGTGTGGGAAAGGCTTCAGCCAGAGCTCAAACCTGCACATCCACCAGCGGGTTCACAGGAAGGAGCTCCATTAA